TCCCCTCCACCGCAACCGACCCCATACTATGTGCAATACCCGCAGTACTATCCCGCAGCGCAGGCGCAAGGGGCTCCACTCTACCATCTACCCATGTACCAACCAGTAGTGTACGGACCGTATGCGCATCCTCCTTACTATTACCCCGAGTACCCCATGCAAGTGGAAGGCGACACGGGCGACAAAGGACCAGAGGAATATCCCCAAGAGGTGGTGATGGAACAGGAAACTGTTGATGCCTACTACGCAGGCGCACACTACACATATGGCCCGCCGGTCGAGGGCGGGATGGAGTACATGCCGCCGATATACTTGCCGCCGCCGACACATCCGCCACCTTTACCGATACAACAGCCACCGCCTCACCAAACTACACCGCATCAATTCAATGTTCACGCCAAAAACTTCGTTCAAGGGCAGAACCATAAAACTTACACACCTCCAGAGAATAAGACTCAAGAACAGAAACCTCCTATTGCGATAGCCTCGGCATCCGCTTCGACGGCTACTGTGGAAGCATTGCCGATCAAAGACCTTAAAATCACCAGTAAAGGGCCCAGCAGCCCTAAACAATCTGACCGTCCAGTCGACACTAACCAGGCTAAACCCGCTACACCGACAGAGAAATTGTCTCCAGCGCCAAAACCAGAAGCTACAAAATTAGCTTGGGTGCCCAACGAAAACAAAGTGCCAGAGCCTGCAGTCAATACTCCTACTCAGCAAGCAAAAACCTTCCCTCCCACCGCGTCAGCCAATACGATCGCGGCCGCTGCGGCTAAGGTACAGCCGACGCTCAGCAAACCCACTAAGGGCCCGGCTCCGCCATTCACTGGAGGCAAACAACCTCCTAAGCCCTCCGTGCCCCAGACGGTCGTCCCAGTACAGCAGGCTGTGTCAACGCCGAAAGCTCCATTTGGAAATCGCCAAAAGCGCGAGTCGGGTCCCGCTAATCGCTCCCCGTCGAATGAGACCCCCGAATCAGAAAGGGTCGCTATCGCTACAGAGCATGTCAAACGCGAGCCCCCTCTACCTCCTAGTAAAGCACCTATGCCTATCTCGATAACCCTGCACTCGCAAGGTCAACCATTGATAGTGACCAATAAATCTCCATTTGGGCACTCTAGGAAAGCTGCGGTGGCACCAGAGCCGGCCCCAGTACCGCAGCCTCCCCCACCCGCTCCTACAGCGTCTGATTTCCCCCCTCCACCCACACCACGAAACCGCGGGGAACCTGTTCCCCCGCCGGTAGTACAGCCGCAACCACAGCCGGCCCCGGGCAAGTCCTGGGCGAGCCTGTTCTCCAGCAAGACTTCAATAACTACTGCCGCCCCAGTGTCTGCGCCCGCTACTGAAGAGCCATCTTCCCCGACGACCACTACTCCTATCGCGGCACCGAACGTTCAAAAACCGGTTGCTAAGGTTCCCCCTTTTGATGCTTCTCCACTGCAAGCTACCGTCGTCGAAAAGCCATCACCCCCTCTTCGTCCGCCCACGACTACAGCGGCGCCGACTATATCTTACTCTGAGAAGACGTCGGTTAACGCCGTCAGTAATGTAGCTGCGCCGGTGCCAGCGAAGACTCCACCTAGCAACCAGTCTCCGGCGGAGACTCGTGAGGGCCAGAAAGAGGTTACGCCGGCATTGCCTCTGCCGCCGTCGCCGTTCAGCGATGATCCGAACTCGTACAGGATGGGAGGtaattatgattatattttagCAGTGTTGTATGATTTGTTCATGCATATTACACCAcacaattcaattttaaaaagattaagcTGTATTTAACTCTGTAAATTGTACAGTTCTAGTAAATTTTCTAAAacgaaataaatgttattttcagaATTCCTATTGAAATACCAACTAGACAATCGTTCGGTGTCGCTGCTGCCTCGCGGTTTGACCAACCGCTCAAACTATTGCTATGTGAACTCTATCCTACAAGCGTTGGTAGCTTGCCCGCCCTTCTACAATATGCTGAAGGCGTTACCTTATCAGATGAGGCGTGGCAAATCTAGTACTCCAGTTATTGATTCGCTGTAAGTATATGCAATCAGttttctattcttatttcttgTTCAGATAAagtatacattaaatattttgattcatGTGCATAAAACATCAAGATAAGTCTTAGTCTTTAGTCATTTTAATCTTCTGaaatcatcgtgaggaaacctgcacattctgaAAACTGGATGTTTAACCATGATCggtccaatatgagttaggttgacctgtaaaggttgcgaaggtctGATCTGTAAAATCCTGACTCACCTACAGGTTCCTCTTCAGATTGATTAGTAGCCTGTTTTATAAACTGTGAAAGAGTTATAATCTGAGCACGCGTGATTGTGCCCCAGCGTGGAGCTGTGCTACTCGTTCAGCGCGGCGGCGCCGGCGCgcgcgcgggcgcgggcggaGGGCGCGTCGCCGCCGCCGGTGCCGGGCGCGCCGCCGCTGGAGGGCGGCGCGGGGCTGCGCGTGCTGCGCGCGCTGCGCCCGCTCGCCTCGCACGAGGGCCGCCAGGAGGACGCCGAGGAGTTCCTGGGCTGCCTGCTCAACTCGCTCAACGACGAGATGCTCGAGGTGAGTTTTCATtaagcatacatatagtcacgtctttatcccccTCATGGGACACGCAGAGCTCGCAATCTACAAAAAACTGAATTGCCGcgtcttaatgatggaatttcgattataataataatgattaaatttaaataataatatataataataacaagaaaaaagaaagaaaccGACTCGGAGGtcgagaaaataaaacaaagaatataataataatatataataatcataattataaatagccccatcgtctacaagaagaatcccaagtttataaacctttcccttagtaACTAATTGTATTATGCGCATTTTCACTGCACAGTGTAAGTAAATCACagaattaaacataatttctCG
The window above is part of the Amyelois transitella isolate CPQ chromosome 11, ilAmyTran1.1, whole genome shotgun sequence genome. Proteins encoded here:
- the LOC106135068 gene encoding bromodomain-containing protein 4 isoform X1 encodes the protein MDLMETEYEFLDLSDVKEAERSSLQCALFKRRTDTSAYTARVGWTEPSVDLSSCSSSTAGAPTASSSLDSLSGGECEMAPHSPARAGAGPPPPPYAAPPHYPPQPHQWPVAPPNVYVSQVTANVNVHGYMGQYYQPPQPQYAPPPVERAARPHRRDRRNKRAPSPPPQPTPYYVQYPQYYPAAQAQGAPLYHLPMYQPVVYGPYAHPPYYYPEYPMQVEGDTGDKGPEEYPQEVVMEQETVDAYYAGAHYTYGPPVEGGMEYMPPIYLPPPTHPPPLPIQQPPPHQTTPHQFNVHAKNFVQGQNHKTYTPPENKTQEQKPPIAIASASASTATVEALPIKDLKITSKGPSSPKQSDRPVDTNQAKPATPTEKLSPAPKPEATKLAWVPNENKVPEPAVNTPTQQAKTFPPTASANTIAAAAAKVQPTLSKPTKGPAPPFTGGKQPPKPSVPQTVVPVQQAVSTPKAPFGNRQKRESGPANRSPSNETPESERVAIATEHVKREPPLPPSKAPMPISITLHSQGQPLIVTNKSPFGHSRKAAVAPEPAPVPQPPPPAPTASDFPPPPTPRNRGEPVPPPVVQPQPQPAPGKSWASLFSSKTSITTAAPVSAPATEEPSSPTTTTPIAAPNVQKPVAKVPPFDASPLQATVVEKPSPPLRPPTTTAAPTISYSEKTSVNAVSNVAAPVPAKTPPSNQSPAETREGQKEVTPALPLPPSPFSDDPNSYRMGEFLLKYQLDNRSVSLLPRGLTNRSNYCYVNSILQALVACPPFYNMLKALPYQMRRGKSSTPVIDSLVELCYSFSAAAPARARARAEGASPPPVPGAPPLEGGAGLRVLRALRPLASHEGRQEDAEEFLGCLLNSLNDEMLELIKLVEPEEPKDGAGQPNGVIPQEQPEEDDDDDEWKVMGPRNRGAVERRWSARRTPVADIFRGRTRVRLHRAGHHDVTDAVQPFFTLQLDIERASSVKDALELLANKDTLEGVSDAWQQLSLEQLPVILLLHLKCFQLDPEGHTAKIVKNIDFSIDLKIDPKIMSSKVKYTSKQRQYKLFAVVYHEGVEAVKGHYVTDTYHGQVGWIRYDDSTVTQVGESQVLKPKPPRMPYLLMYRRQDTLPIPHRPKPE
- the LOC106135068 gene encoding ubiquitin carboxyl-terminal hydrolase 10 isoform X2 → MAPHSPARAGAGPPPPPYAAPPHYPPQPHQWPVAPPNVYVSQVTANVNVHGYMGQYYQPPQPQYAPPPVERAARPHRRDRRNKRAPSPPPQPTPYYVQYPQYYPAAQAQGAPLYHLPMYQPVVYGPYAHPPYYYPEYPMQVEGDTGDKGPEEYPQEVVMEQETVDAYYAGAHYTYGPPVEGGMEYMPPIYLPPPTHPPPLPIQQPPPHQTTPHQFNVHAKNFVQGQNHKTYTPPENKTQEQKPPIAIASASASTATVEALPIKDLKITSKGPSSPKQSDRPVDTNQAKPATPTEKLSPAPKPEATKLAWVPNENKVPEPAVNTPTQQAKTFPPTASANTIAAAAAKVQPTLSKPTKGPAPPFTGGKQPPKPSVPQTVVPVQQAVSTPKAPFGNRQKRESGPANRSPSNETPESERVAIATEHVKREPPLPPSKAPMPISITLHSQGQPLIVTNKSPFGHSRKAAVAPEPAPVPQPPPPAPTASDFPPPPTPRNRGEPVPPPVVQPQPQPAPGKSWASLFSSKTSITTAAPVSAPATEEPSSPTTTTPIAAPNVQKPVAKVPPFDASPLQATVVEKPSPPLRPPTTTAAPTISYSEKTSVNAVSNVAAPVPAKTPPSNQSPAETREGQKEVTPALPLPPSPFSDDPNSYRMGEFLLKYQLDNRSVSLLPRGLTNRSNYCYVNSILQALVACPPFYNMLKALPYQMRRGKSSTPVIDSLVELCYSFSAAAPARARARAEGASPPPVPGAPPLEGGAGLRVLRALRPLASHEGRQEDAEEFLGCLLNSLNDEMLELIKLVEPEEPKDGAGQPNGVIPQEQPEEDDDDDEWKVMGPRNRGAVERRWSARRTPVADIFRGRTRVRLHRAGHHDVTDAVQPFFTLQLDIERASSVKDALELLANKDTLEGVSDAWQQLSLEQLPVILLLHLKCFQLDPEGHTAKIVKNIDFSIDLKIDPKIMSSKVKYTSKQRQYKLFAVVYHEGVEAVKGHYVTDTYHGQVGWIRYDDSTVTQVGESQVLKPKPPRMPYLLMYRRQDTLPIPHRPKPE